TACCACCAATGTTTTTAGCGGCGTCCTTGAGGCTGCCAGCAAAGTGTTGCCTGAGAATATCCAAAGTGATATCCTTCTCATCCCTTCTTTTCCGCTTTCTGCTTtccaaacaagaagaagaagaagaagagaaagaagaaggttCTCTCATCTCCCAAGAGACAGACACATCTTTTCCCTTACCCTTGCGTGACATGCACTCTGCGAGCTTAAGCTGGTCGTCGTCTACCATCAGATGAGGTGAGCTCTGGAAGCGTAGGCTGAGTTGGGAGGCGAGGAGGATCGGCCTCTGATTAATAAGACAGTAGTAGTCTCTGGGGAAGAAGAACTCGAGAACAAATTGGACGTTGCGGCTGTATCTGGTCAGGAGAGGAATAGCAAGAGCAGCGTGGAGGTCGAACATCTTGGCGTAGTGGGAGAGAGGGTAGCTGAGGATTGCCACATCTTTTGCGAAATACTGTTTCTTGGTGGCAAAGGCTCTTCCAGCGATTCCTTCCTTGGCAACAAGATGGTGCTCCGAGCAGGCGTCCAGGAAGCTGCGGCTGTTCTGGTCAGAGGCGTAACTGGCAGAGACTATAGCAGAAAGGCACGAGTCTTGTTGGTGTCCCCACGTAATAGCTAGCGGGAGTCCGTATGAGATGCAGATGCCTTTGAGAATCGAGGCCACCTCTCGGTGAAGGTCGTCGTCGGTGTGGGGCTGTGGAGGAAGTGGAAAGGGCACCatctatactatatattaaAGAGAGTGCAAAGATAAGAAAACGTAAACTTAATAAGAGACAGACCTTGAGAGAGGTTGGGACGATGGAGGTTTCTGAACTCCGGAGATCAAAGGCCTGCCAAGAAATTAATTCTGATTGTGAGTAAATTAGAAGagtgtttatttatataaaagcaAACGAATGTTTTAACCATTGAAGCTCTTCAAAGGTTGCTTAcgtcaacaaaacaaataatattaatgcATTACGACATTGGGAGCGAGTCAATGCTGAGCAGTGTTCCAACAGTGCAGTGACAAGAATATTGCCAAGTAACTCTATGTATGTATAGCTTTTTGATGTATATATGTCTCAATCAGACTAACTTGTTTTCTTGAGTTTATTATTTAACCCCCACTAATTAATATTCCATCAATCGTCATCAATTTATAAgcataaaaaaatttggtatttAAATTCTTCCATTGATCCATTCTACCTGAAGGGCATGGTGGATGGTGTGAAGTTGGGAGCCATACTCCAAGCTGGGGTGAGTGGTGATCATCTCCAACACCCCCATGCAGGTTCCAGAAGGCCCTTGGAAGAGTGGAAGAGCGAGGGAAGCTCGAACCTGGCACCTGTGGGCGTATCCGATGCGAAGGTACTCCTCACTCCTGAAGAAGCGAACATCTGGAGTCCACTCAGGCATCCTATTCAGGAACACTCGCCCAGGGAGTCCCACCAGCTGGTCAGACCCAACCTCTGCTGCAAAGCTGTAGCCTGCTGAGATGTCTCGGTAGAGGGCCAAGCTCTGGCTCTGGGAGAAGAGGTTGAGCGAGTAAGGCTGTTCTTCCGTGCTTAGCACTCTTCTCATCCCTCTCTCCACAGGAACCCACAGCTGAATCAGCAACTCCTTCTCTCCTCCCATCACCTCTTGCAGGTGCCCCATGGCGCAAGTAACTCTCTCCTTCAACCCTAATGATGACCATAACGAtacctcctcctcttctcccCTGCACTCCTCCCTCAAGAGTTGGTCCATAAAGTTTTCAGGGAAATCCACCACGCCTGAGTTGTTGCTTTCTTCCATTTGCATGAGCATATATGCCCCGATGTTTACAGACAAAAGATAAATAACTAAGATATGATGAACCAAACTGCGACAAATAAAGTTAGTTAACCAGGATTGGGTAAGAGCTAGGGATGATATTGATGCAAGCATGTGGTGTTTGATAGGCTCTTTTGTTGTTCAATATCAGACGCCAATAGCTTAGCTCCCCTcctttaattgattaaaaattaaggaagaaattaatttaataagagAGCTGCCAAAATGAGATAAGTCAGCAGCTAAATAAAAACCCAATTTGCTCACAAGGTCAAACCCCTTCTTAATTATAATTATGTGAGCCGACCTCATCACATGTATCATTTGAATCTTTACTAATCCATATCCCAACTATATTATCAAAAATAGATAGACAGAGAGAAAGATaatgggcaattgtcaataatagcaccttttgaagtttatgtctcaaaaatagcactagaaggagaaagttacaaaaatgacattcattaaagggtaaaatatccctaatacctttggtttaaaattaaataaacaaaaaaaaaaaaaaaaaaaattttatagtttcagattatatgttttcagattcgaaatttttataattttttttttgaaatttttttttcaaattttctttttataatttaaaaataatttttgaaactgttttaaaattttttatttttttattttagtatttattttttataaaattttaaaccctaattccaaaaccccacccccttAACTATAAACtataaggtttggattaattaacccaagggtataagtatatatttacctctttaatgaaacctatttttgtgactttgagccttgagtgctactttgggaacaaaaatttggtttggtgctatcatGGTCTTTTTCTCAAAGATAATCTTTGTTTGCTTGAAAGAATCAAACACAGCTGCCAGAGTAGAAGATGGATGTAGGAATCTCTTGGTTGTGACCGTGTAGAATCTCTTCCATATTTTATCACATTTCTTCTTTTACTATTCAAATGACCAACCCGAGTCTCCTGAATCTCTGATGGTTGGGTTTTCCAATGCAGTAGTCAAGACTTCCTTCCAAGTGTATCTTATCAATCAACGCACTCGATCGACTCCAATATGTACTTTCTTACACCTTTATCAATTGTTTCTGGATTAAAGTAACAAAAGCTAggttttcaactttcaatatatatataacttagataaataaatatatacctGAAAGATTCTAAAAGGGATGTCATGTCATAATTGAATAAGCATCCTCTCTTACTTCACCTCTCAAGTAACttttgtgtatatattttattttgaaaactattGATCCAGGTGAGCATATATCATCAAGAGTCCAAAAGCGTTTGCTTGAAATTTCTTTTTGGTCTAAAGTTTGGTTGAAATTTTATtggcttcttgtgtgttttaaaTTAATCCCTCTCGCTACTTTAATTACATCATAAGTAGTAAACATTTGTACCGAGAAACACAGTTGAATATATTTCAAGAAACGATCGTCTAATTAACATGACCTTTCAAATGTGCTGGCTTTATTTTGCCGTTCTATgtctaaaatgaaaataaagagttAAGAATTGTTTAAGAAGAATCCAATGAGAGATTGGCAGATGGTGAGCCATAAGTCAAGTCCAATTACTTATTAGTGTCcgtaatcaaaatttaaagtgTGATAACTCTTAAGGGTTACGAGAAGCCAATTCAGCCTCTCCCTTCTATTCGATTCTCCGCATCCTCATAAATTGTTTAACATCATCTACCCTAATCAAACAACATACTCCAACCTTTGTTTACATACAATTATGAGTAAGTTACAcgcttgtatttttttttttaaataaaaaaataatatatatatatacacactaaATTGAGTTTAGGAGAATATTGATAATTCGAAACAAGAGAGAAGGATCAAAAGAAGCACTCTTTtgttgatatttatttatttattgtgtgAATAAGAATAATGATTACAAAAACTAATGATACATATACATGTCTCAAAACTCGATACAAATTAACAGaaataagaaacataaaatatttataactctTATTCCCGTGATTCATCTAACTTTGTTGTCATAAGAGATTGTAATTACTCCTCATGCTTTTGGGCCATGACGACATTCCTCATGCTCGTTCGAGAAAGTCTCATATGAGTAATACTATCATCTAACTGTGTTGTCATAAGACGAAGTTCAATAATACCTGGTTTTGCAGTTGTTGGCATCCTCTCGTTTACCTGCGTTGCACAAAAGTATTGTTCCCAAAGCATTAACAagtaaatgataaattaatTGAGTAGTTTCATATTTAAGGGGGCGAGTTGagagatcaatgatgttccgaATCTTTCTCCATATGACATCAGCAACCTGTCAGTATCTCACTTTTATAATCTAGCTAATACATATGGTTGGTTGTTCTTCTATTTTAATTGTACACTGCAATGAGCCTATAAGGAATcttcaatcaaaatataattctcaGAGATCTATTTTGCTGCTTATATATCGTATTCGAAATCCATTAATGAACTCACCACACATATCTACGgttctatatatatacttaaccaaaataatattattacgtTGAGGTgtataaagaaaagaagaaagtgAGTATGATTGGATGACATCACAAGGCTCTTTAATATTTAAAGGGAAAGTCAACACCCTAACAACAATCGAGCCTTCTTTTGAAGTGTCACATAATAATTAATACTTTAAAGATGATATCACTATTTCAAATGCTCCTCTCTTACAGACCAGAGTTGTCAGAAGCCttccttttaatttttattgataaCTGCGAGATTGTAGACtcgctctctttctctcttcgtAGATGCATGGTGACAAAGCAAACAGTTAGCAATTTAAAACTCAATCATCTTCACAGACTTGGTAGAATGAGAGCATGTGTATAAGTAGTAGATACAAATACAATGGGATAGTTAATCCCCTAGCGACGTGTGATAGCTGTCTCAGGAGCTAAATAAGACTTAGCAGGAATCTAATCGTTTATCTATTGAGAGAGAGCCCCCTAACTCATGGGAGCATCTTCCCCAGCTAGCACGTATTACTAAATTATCTTATAGTTTATATGATTGCGCATTCAAGATAacgaatctttttttttatacatatagtAGACATGACAGCAAGCTAGGAGCTTAAACATGATTATTGGAAAGTTCTTACAAAAAATGTTCTCAAAAAATGttctcaaaatattttatgattttgaatctctttaataaaatacaaatatttatatatatatatatacaatcatacatatagttaaatattttgtttgagaAGTTTTCATTAAGGTTGCTCTAAGACCAATGGTTTCTCATTTTGAggtaaaacatataaaatgaaGGAAAAACTTTTCCAATTGTGTATTATATTGAAGGAAAATAAGTTTATGAattgaaattttcaaatttcGAACAATATTCAAAACTTCATTATAGTGTTAaccttttttctttataaattggtctttaaaaatttaaatagttttattttataccTAAAAAAAGATTCAATATTCATGTTTTATActttaatgaaattattaatgcttttataatataattataagtttaaataaatcATTGTATTTTAAGAAactaaacttatatatatataatgaagatttagttaaaataaaaatatatttggataaaatttgaaaattaagtaaaataaaaagcattattaaaattaataatagaatacatttctttttgaagaaaaaatgaaagagaCCACCACTAGTAAAAATCTATCGCATAGCCACTGTAGTGCCACTTAAAAACCGTGGCTATTTAAAAGAAGCCACGATACCGCCACGTAAAAGCCACGAGACGTAAAAAGCCACGGTAAAATTAAAAAAGCCACGACCCAGTCACGAAACAAAGCGTGGCAACTAAAAGCCACGGAACCGCTACGAAATTTTCGTGGCTGTATAAATTAGCCACGAATTTGCCACTAATAAAACGTGGcaccattttgtttttttgtgccGACATCAAAAAGGAAGTGTTACGTCCAATCGTTTGACGAAATGGGATCTAGCCACGGTTGTTTCATGGCTGTTTCGTGGCTATACATGCTTTTTGAGTCTTTATTCTGGTTATGGCAGAGAAATATTCGTTTGGCAATGATATTTTAAGAGAGCCACGAAAATTTCGTGGCCTGGTCGTGGCTATGTCGTATCATATATACGCTTCATAACCGTGACATTTAGAACTTTTGTTCTTCTCTCAAATTTTCAGAACAAAATGTCTTTCTACTTTCAATCTAGAGAATGGATGGATCAAAGAATTGATCCTGAGAGTAATCAGGTTTCTGAAATATTTCTTGGAGGTGTTGATGCATTTATTCAATTTGCGTGTAATCAAGAAGATTACAAAGAAAGAGAAACTTTGTTGTGTCCGTGTGCTCGATGCAAAAATGTGAAGCAACGTGAAGCAAGAGTTGTCGCACGACATCTATTCTTGTACGGTTTCAAgggaaattattatttttggacgAGTCATGGAGAGAAATTCAACGATCTTGGTGAGAGTTCTGGGGCGAATCATTCGACGGGTGAAGAAGAAATGTTAGAGACTCCTATTTGGAATGCTTATGAAGATCACCACCTGAATATTCCAGAGGTACCCGCAGACATTGCGCCAGCTTACATGCCGGAAGCTATAGAAGAGACAGACATGGCACAACCCTATCATGATAGTGTTTTTGAAGCATTTGAAGCAGCGACTCAACCTCTCTACGAAGGATGTGCAGAAGGAATTTCTCAGTTGTCTCTTGCTTCGCGGATGATGAAAGTGAAGACAGATTATAATCTACCAGAAGCTTGTGTAGATGAGATATCTGAAGTATTTAAAAACATACTTCCGCAGCCAAATAAAGCTCCAGCAACATATTACGAGACAAAGAAACTGACACGGTCGCTTGGGTTACCCTTACAGAAGATTGACGTATGTGTGAAGAACTGTATGTTATTTTGGAAGGGAGACGATGCGAAGTTGGTCAGTTGTCGGTTTTGTGGAGATGGAAGCCACACAGCTCTCTAACACTGAAGGATCACCAGGGAGTCCAAGTGCATCATCTGCTCCTTCTCGCCTCATGTTAAACAAGGCTTATCTGAAGGTATGATAGCTTAACATTTTTATTCTCAGACACTTTTAATCTTCTGTTCTGTTTTGACAATTGCATTACATGTGTTACCTGAGTTGATCAAATAGCCTTATGTTAGTTTCTGTTTGCTCTTGCttggttttgaatatttttccaTTTCTCTTGACAGAATGCTAAGAGTAAGAGGGGATATGTTTACGGACTGGGCAGTGAACAATTCAGGGAGCATGCGCCTTCTTCACGCGTCCCCAATGGTATTGCCCGCAACCTGGACCTGGAGATGCGTGTGGGCGGTCTTGAGACAACCCTCCAAAGTGTCACTTCTGATGTTGCTGGGGTGAAACAGGACGTCTCAGACATGAGGCAGGACTTTGCAGCAACAAGGGAAGCAATCAATCAGCTCCTCCAAACACTTAGGCCCCCGCAAGCACCTACTGGACAGACTTCTGATCATCAGGCTCAAGCACCAACTGGTCAGCCTAATCCTCTCAATGGCATTTAGAAGTTGGTACTTTATTTTATAACCTCTTTTGTAACAAGGTCTTTTGATAGTCTTCTTAGACTCAAAACTTTTAACCTTGTCTTATGTAACTTTTTATGAATGTTGAACCTTGACTATTTTGTATATTAAGCTCTGTGTTTATTGAATGTgcaattttaataatttgaatGAATCTCTAATATGAAAATTGGCTAATTAAAACTAATCAAACCGAATGTTTTTCAAAACAGTGGATACTATAAATGTTGAATCTTAGTAGCTAAATCGTGGCTATAATAACCActgaaaaacagttttaaaccGTGGCTAATAGTGCCACGTCGAATAAGTGGCAGTATCGTGGCTATTATAGCCACTAGCAATAGCCACGTCTTAATATTATATCGTGGCTATTACAGCCACTAGCAATAGCCACGTCTTAATATTATATCGTGGCTATTATAGCCACTAGCAATAGCCACGTCTTAATATTATATCGTGGCTATTATAGCCACGAAAACGCGCGTGGTAATAACGTGGCTACTAGCCACGAAAAGCCACACTTATTTCTAGCCACGAGGCTATAGCCACGCTACTTTTCGGACATCTAAGCGTGGCTGGTTTCTTTTATAGCCACGATAATTTGCTCTATAGCCACAACTTTGTAGTGGCTATGCGTTGGATTTTTACTAGTGCACTGAATATACAAAATTCATTTTGATGGGAAAATGAGAGGAACCATTGGGGGTTGGTATAGAATTCAaagatcaaataaatataaatctctTATTAATAACTTGAGAAACTAACTCAAAACTCAAGCTATCAATCTCTAAACTCTATGAAGTTGTGTCACACTTCGGCATCTTCTTATATAAAGCTTATAACTTCCTAATAGGTAACATATATCTAGATAACTTCTAAATACATTATGATTCCTATTTCATATCTCGGTAGGATTAAGTCCTTATCTTCAATCTCAagtttcctttttcttcaagcttttttttttgaaagaatgttaaattaattcaaacaaaaaatactgtTTACAACCAAGGTTGCTTGTTTTAAGCTCAAAAGAAATTGAAACCTTGCTTTACATTAGAAAATAGGATCATATGAAGGAGAACCAAGTTCCCATCGCTCCCTGATAAGCTGAGTTGTATCTGATGCTTGAGATACGATTTCGAACTTGTTTGTCGATGATTTTTTGTAAGCCCCGACGCAGCTTTGGGATCCTCTCCAAATCTCCTCCCATTCCGTTCTGCCCAAACTGCACATAGAGTGGCCTGGAAGACATATCGAAACAAGAACAGCTCCAGCTTGCTTCGCCTTCTAGTGAGAAGGGATATAATGTCATCCCACACATTGGTATAATCCATCCTCAAAAGCTTTCTGGTGAGACTCGACCACACCTCTCCCGAGTATTTGCACTGAAAAAACAGATGGTTTCTTGTCTCAGGACAGTCCTTGCAAAGCGGACACATAACCGCAATGCCACCATTCCATAGCGATATACGATCTCCAGTAGGCAATCTGTCCAGGATAGCGACCCATGTGTGGAAAGAGAACCTTGGTGTGCTGTAGCGAAACCACACACCTTCGAACCAGTCAACCCGTGTCTGCATCCCTCGCAAGAGCTTCCAAGTTTCTTTGGTAGTAAAGCTCGGTTTATAATCATCACCACACTTCCATAATCTGATATCCTCTGCACTCTGCAAACCTCTGTTAGAATCAAGCTTACTTCAACAATCTCCCTCTTAAGCTTGAATTCCATCTTTGACAAATCTGGACGACATGTTCACGACATAGCAAAGCCTTCTTCACGCCTATCCATAATGCTCTCCCTTAAACCGCGCGCATGTATTCCTGCCTtctgaaaaatgaaaattagtttCACCATTACACTGATCATCTATATAACAGCACATGATTGATGATTCAAGACTGCCTATACAGTTAAGTTGACTAAAGATAATTGCTCATAACCGTAGAAACATAAATAAAGCATGCATGCAAGTCAGACTGGAGACTGAGATGGTGATGGAAGTATAAAAGTGTCAAGATCGAATTTTAATGCGTATGTATAAAAGTCTCCCGATTACCGCATTAGTGGTGACTGGAGACTGAGATGGAAGTTTCTTCTCCGCGGCCTTGGAGTTATCCTATGAATCCTGGGGCGTGCCATTGCTTTCCTCTTTTGGTGGAGTGCTTGTTCAATGCCCACTATTTTCAGAATCACAAGGATCCatttgaagaaaaagaaactatCTATCTTCAAGTTAGCAGCAATTCAAACGGAGACGAGTAGTAATGGAATAATTGAGATGGAGGAACCTTATCAATCAATAATCGGACGACATGGATAAGATATTCTTACCTCTCAACATCAGACAGAAGCCAACCTATAACACATACATTACCAACGTTGTCCTTAATTgcaagtttttgttttgttttgttagtgACTGAGAAAGATGATTTTACGCTtgagaaaagaagaagcaaagacTTAATACTTAAAGTAATAAAAGATAGATTGGTCTTATTTATCCTCGCCCTCTCTTGATTGGTTTCTATGGtatactaaaacaaaaaatatgtattatggTCTTGTCTCCTCGTGTGTGTGCTTCACTCATCTACTCTTCCAAAGTCCAACCTCTTCATTCATTGATGTTGCATAGACGGAGGTAAGGGTTATCGTACTCGACGTACTTGGACCAGTAAGGTTTGTACTTGGCAAACGCCAAACCCAGCCATGGCTTGTAGTTCCCATTGTAGTGCACAACCGCTGCATTCTCTATAGCTGTCTGGTTGAGAGCTGGGTCATAGCCTAGCCCCAGCACGTGCCAGCTCCGCTCCATTGCATAGGTCAGGTTGTAGAATGTGATTAACCCCGGTGGCAACGAACCCAGCTTCCACAGCGTTCTATCTTCATTCTGTTGATGTAtccattaaatatatatatatatatatatatatatatatatatatagagtgagTCATTTCTATCACACGAAAGCAAACTAAATTGTCTTTACTTTTGTAATTCGCCTTACCATGTCTTGCCAGTAATGATATATCCCAGTGATGTTCCTTTTCCTCCACTCTCTCAGGTCAAACATATTCATGCCAAACGCCCACCCGCAAGCCCCCGCATCGAAATTCTCTGAGATCTTTGGATTAGAGAAGTTGAGGTACTTGTCAAATCTGTGGAAGCTTTCTTTACACGTCTCCACCGCACCATTCACTTTTCCTTGCATGTCTACTTCCCATAGAGGTGCCAGGTCTTTTTGCACCACAATGTCATCGTCAAGAAACAGGATCTTGTCCAGCTTCGGATACACCTCAGGCAGGTAGAATCTCAGATGATTCAGCATCGATAGGTACTTTGGGTTTCGGTACTTGAGATTGTCTGCGCCAGCAGAGATAGACGAAGGATGGTTTGCTTTGAAATAGTATTCTTTAAGCCTTGCGGATTCAAGCTGACGTAGAACAGAGCAGTAAGAGGAGTTGAGCCACTTAAAATCATTGATGTTCTCAACTTGAATCGTGGCATCAGCAGGAGCATTGACGCGAAACCACATCTTCATTGCAGCAAAATTCAATTTGTCTGTTACTATATGGAAGACATGCTTCTCCGGTTGCTTGGCATTCAGGACAGTGGAGTTGACTACGACTGATGTTGCCAGGACGTTATCTGAAAAGATGGCATAGTGATAGAGAGAAGGATCTTCAAACTTGGCATCCTTTTTGACTacatcctcctcctcttcattGAAACCGAGAAGAAAATAGTCTGCCGCTAGCTGCAGACTCAGGCAATGCAATGGCTGTGGAAATGTCTTGGCGGCCAGCTGAATTAAGAAGGTGCCCTTTTTCTTCAGCCCATCTACATTGCGTTCAGTGGATTGAAGCATGGCCCGAAACTTCTTTGCAAGTTCATGGCAGTCATATAACTCGTCTTTTGCCAGAGAGAGAGCATGGCCCATGGCTTTTGCTTGTTCAAGCGCTCTAGCAAGCGataaaaaaaggaataaaattaaacaaagatTGCTGGTTACTGAGGAGAGGAAtgtgataaaagaaaaaaaaaacaagtaccTTGAAGGAAGGTCAGCATCAGAAGTTGCTTTTCCCAGAACACGTTGATTTTCTCTACTCTGCTGCATCAAGAAAAGGTAGAGATTGGATGCATTTTTGGATTTGGCGATATGGGCATAAGCTTTAGCCATAATGATCTGGTCTCTCATGAGCTTCAAGATAGCATCAGCGTTGGGGCTCTCAAAGTCTCTCCTCCATATACTGTATTTGCCAACGAGAGAGTTTTCAAAGATCATGGACTTGTGAATGGCAGCTTCTTGCATTTGCTTATCAGATTCCTTATCTTGTTGGATGAGCTCCAGAGTACGTTGAGCTCTCCTTTCTTGACGTAAACTCTGAAAAGGTATACATATGTTACTAGAATCCCAgtcaaaggaagaagaagaagaagaagaagggtatCTGACAgacagacagagagagagagatgaccTGACGGTTCAGTTTCGCAGGGCTTGTAAACTCCACGTGTGGAAAATGGTTCTCGGTCTGATTAGTAGAAGAATAACTTGCACTCTCTTCCATTCTAGAATCATTTTGAAATGAATCCCGCGGTGTCACTAGCTAattgcatttttatttttatttattaaaaaaaaagtcagcAACCAGAGA
This genomic interval from Brassica napus cultivar Da-Ae chromosome A6, Da-Ae, whole genome shotgun sequence contains the following:
- the LOC106435539 gene encoding probable galacturonosyltransferase 3 isoform X3, which encodes MEESASYSSTNQTENHFPHVEFTSPAKLNRQSLRQERRAQRTLELIQQDKESDKQMQEAAIHKSMIFENSLVGKYSIWRRDFESPNADAILKLMRDQIIMAKAYAHIAKSKNASNLYLFLMQQSRENQRVLGKATSDADLPSRALEQAKAMGHALSLAKDELYDCHELAKKFRAMLQSTERNVDGLKKKGTFLIQLAAKTFPQPLHCLSLQLAADYFLLGFNEEEEDVVKKDAKFEDPSLYHYAIFSDNVLATSVVVNSTVLNAKQPEKHVFHIVTDKLNFAAMKMWFRVNAPADATIQVENINDFKWLNSSYCSVLRQLESARLKEYYFKANHPSSISAGADNLKYRNPKYLSMLNHLRFYLPEVYPKLDKILFLDDDIVVQKDLAPLWEVDMQGKVNGAVETCKESFHRFDKYLNFSNPKISENFDAGACGWAFGMNMFDLREWRKRNITGIYHYWQDMNEDRTLWKLGSLPPGLITFYNLTYAMERSWHVLGLGYDPALNQTAIENAAVVHYNGNYKPWLGLAFAKYKPYWSKYVEYDNPYLRLCNINE
- the LOC106435539 gene encoding probable galacturonosyltransferase 3 isoform X1, with product MMMMMMPRCFVSLIQAFFLSLVLLLLHHVGGESQAASSHHRELLAYRRPLQDCPGCTTTTASSLPALHYDPDLKDVNIVATYSDHHGNIRLGSVKMGHLSSSWLFHNPLLPLPNNNKPPSQLVTPRDSFQNDSRMEESASYSSTNQTENHFPHVEFTSPAKLNRQSLRQERRAQRTLELIQQDKESDKQMQEAAIHKSMIFENSLVGKYSIWRRDFESPNADAILKLMRDQIIMAKAYAHIAKSKNASNLYLFLMQQSRENQRVLGKATSDADLPSRALEQAKAMGHALSLAKDELYDCHELAKKFRAMLQSTERNVDGLKKKGTFLIQLAAKTFPQPLHCLSLQLAADYFLLGFNEEEEDVVKKDAKFEDPSLYHYAIFSDNVLATSVVVNSTVLNAKQPEKHVFHIVTDKLNFAAMKMWFRVNAPADATIQVENINDFKWLNSSYCSVLRQLESARLKEYYFKANHPSSISAGADNLKYRNPKYLSMLNHLRFYLPEVYPKLDKILFLDDDIVVQKDLAPLWEVDMQGKVNGAVETCKESFHRFDKYLNFSNPKISENFDAGACGWAFGMNMFDLREWRKRNITGIYHYWQDMNEDRTLWKLGSLPPGLITFYNLTYAMERSWHVLGLGYDPALNQTAIENAAVVHYNGNYKPWLGLAFAKYKPYWSKYVEYDNPYLRLCNINE
- the LOC106435539 gene encoding probable galacturonosyltransferase 3 isoform X2; this encodes MMMMMMPRCFVSLIQAFFLSLVLLLLHHVGGESQAASHHRELLAYRRPLQDCPGCTTTTASSLPALHYDPDLKDVNIVATYSDHHGNIRLGSVKMGHLSSSWLFHNPLLPLPNNNKPPSQLVTPRDSFQNDSRMEESASYSSTNQTENHFPHVEFTSPAKLNRQSLRQERRAQRTLELIQQDKESDKQMQEAAIHKSMIFENSLVGKYSIWRRDFESPNADAILKLMRDQIIMAKAYAHIAKSKNASNLYLFLMQQSRENQRVLGKATSDADLPSRALEQAKAMGHALSLAKDELYDCHELAKKFRAMLQSTERNVDGLKKKGTFLIQLAAKTFPQPLHCLSLQLAADYFLLGFNEEEEDVVKKDAKFEDPSLYHYAIFSDNVLATSVVVNSTVLNAKQPEKHVFHIVTDKLNFAAMKMWFRVNAPADATIQVENINDFKWLNSSYCSVLRQLESARLKEYYFKANHPSSISAGADNLKYRNPKYLSMLNHLRFYLPEVYPKLDKILFLDDDIVVQKDLAPLWEVDMQGKVNGAVETCKESFHRFDKYLNFSNPKISENFDAGACGWAFGMNMFDLREWRKRNITGIYHYWQDMNEDRTLWKLGSLPPGLITFYNLTYAMERSWHVLGLGYDPALNQTAIENAAVVHYNGNYKPWLGLAFAKYKPYWSKYVEYDNPYLRLCNINE
- the LOC125575781 gene encoding protein NLP3-like — its product is MLASISSLALTQSWLTNFICRSLVHHILVIYLLSVNIGAYMLMQMEESNNSGVVDFPENFMDQLLREECRGEEEEVSLWSSLGLKERVTCAMGHLQEVMGGEKELLIQLWVPVERGMRRVLSTEEQPYSLNLFSQSQSLALYRDISAGYSFAAEVGSDQLVGLPGRVFLNRMPEWTPDVRFFRSEEYLRIGYAHRCQVRASLALPLFQGPSGTCMGVLEMITTHPSLEYGSQLHTIHHALQAFDLRSSETSIVPTSLKPHTDDDLHREVASILKGICISYGLPLAITWGHQQDSCLSAIVSASYASDQNSRSFLDACSEHHLVAKEGIAGRAFATKKQYFAKDVAILSYPLSHYAKMFDLHAALAIPLLTRYSRNVQFVLEFFFPRDYYCLINQRPILLASQLSLRFQSSPHLMVDDDQLKLAECMSRKGKGKDVSVSWEMREPSSFSSSSSSCLESRKRKRRDEKDITLDILRQHFAGSLKDAAKNIGVCPTTLKRICRQHGISRWPSRKIKKVGHSLRKLQVVMDSVEGVQGSHHLASFYSSFPQLQSPLQLDPTKTVAKSPPPSSSSSSGSSTCCSSEEKDKQLGGGFHKPSSQVLLTLGSSLMKDEQRPVRATSSLPPLPSARKAKDAGMKVHAMFGDSKMRMRLKHHWGIADLRREIAKGFGMDDDALTSNFTLKYMDDDEEWVLLTCDADLEECIQIYKSSLYKETVRISVSSLL